The following are encoded together in the Geobacter sulfurreducens PCA genome:
- the modC gene encoding molybdenum ABC transporter ATP-binding protein: MELIVRMAKSFGEFRLRADFTASGSRIGIFGESGSGKSTLVNVLAGLACPDSGEIVLDGETLFSGAARLDLPPEKRRIALVFQHPHLFPHLSVKGNLLYGWKRCAVANRHIHIDDIVDVLRIGHLLGRGVTNLSGGEKQRVALGRALLSNPRLLLMDEPLSALDDSLRFQIIPYLRGACETFSIPYLFISHSLVEMRLMTDRVIVYDRGRQAADTTPDELARVRMGTSPVGYINLLRLTDPQPRGTLFSYAWGDSRLVLNTPPAGEEHLFELSSKDMILFRKHPEAISARNLLRCTVAGVFKSGRKEGVELACGRERLVAEVAAEAARELELVVGSEVYVAIKASAFRRLG; this comes from the coding sequence GTGGAGTTGATAGTGAGGATGGCGAAGTCCTTCGGCGAGTTCCGTCTCCGCGCCGACTTTACGGCTTCGGGGAGCAGGATCGGTATCTTTGGGGAGTCGGGGAGCGGCAAGTCGACCCTGGTCAATGTGCTGGCCGGCCTCGCATGCCCCGACAGCGGTGAAATTGTCCTGGACGGCGAGACGCTTTTCTCCGGTGCCGCCCGGCTGGATCTGCCGCCCGAGAAGCGCCGGATCGCGCTGGTCTTCCAGCATCCGCACCTGTTTCCCCACCTGTCGGTCAAGGGCAATCTCCTCTACGGCTGGAAACGCTGTGCCGTGGCCAACCGTCACATCCACATCGATGATATCGTTGACGTGCTCAGGATCGGCCACCTCCTGGGCCGCGGTGTCACGAATCTTTCCGGCGGCGAGAAACAGCGCGTGGCCCTTGGGCGCGCTCTCCTTTCCAATCCGCGGCTGCTGTTGATGGATGAGCCCCTGTCGGCGCTGGACGATTCCCTGCGCTTCCAGATCATCCCGTATCTGCGTGGGGCCTGCGAAACGTTCTCCATCCCGTACCTCTTCATTTCCCATTCCCTGGTGGAGATGCGCCTGATGACCGACCGGGTGATCGTCTACGATCGGGGACGCCAGGCAGCCGATACCACGCCGGACGAGCTTGCCCGCGTCCGGATGGGAACCAGTCCGGTCGGGTACATCAATCTCCTTCGGTTGACCGACCCGCAGCCTCGGGGAACCCTTTTTTCCTATGCCTGGGGCGACAGCCGGCTGGTGCTCAACACCCCTCCCGCCGGAGAAGAGCACCTCTTCGAGCTGTCATCCAAGGACATGATCCTGTTCAGGAAACATCCCGAGGCCATCAGTGCCCGGAATCTCCTCCGGTGCACCGTGGCGGGCGTATTCAAATCGGGGCGCAAGGAAGGGGTCGAGCTTGCCTGCGGCAGGGAGCGCCTGGTGGCGGAGGTGGCCGCCGAGGCGGCCCGGGAGCTGGAGCTGGTGGTGGGGAGCGAGGTCTACGTGGC